The genomic window GCGGACTCACCATCCGCTGGGTGGCGAACAAGTTCTCAAGGAAACAACTCGTATAGATTCATGCCGGCAGGGTATCCTGCCGGTTTTTTAGTAGATTGATAGTGGTAAAGAGGAGTATTACGCGATTGGAGGTCATATGATGAAGCTAAAGGCATTGATACTCAATACGACATTGAAATACGGTGAGGATCCATCCAATACGGAAGTGTTGGCCCGTGAAGTGATGGACATCTATGAGGCTCATGATGTAGAGACGGAAATCGTGCGCCTCAACGACTACAACATCCGCTACGGGATTTCTGACGACATGGGGGATGGAGATGAATTCCCTGAAATACTCGAGAAGGTCAAGGCAGCAGACATCGTTTTGATCGGCACGCCGATCTGGCTCGGTGAGAAGAGCAGCATCGCGACACTGGCCATAGAGCGTCTATACGGGAGCTCATCACTCACGAACGACAAGGGCCAGTCGATCTTCTACAATAAGGTCGGCGGAGTAGTCGTGACGGGCAATGAGGACGGGGCGAAGCATGCGGCACAGTCGATTCTCTACGGCCTCTCCCACATCGGCTTCACCATTCCGCCAAACGTCGATACGTACTGGGTTGGAGATGCAGGACCGGGCCCATCGTATATGTACACGGACCAAGACAACGAGTTCACGAAGCAGCATGTAAAGATGCTCGCCTACAATACGATGCATCTGGCGAAAATGTTCAGGGAACAGCCGATACCAGCAGAGGGCAATGTGATGGAATAGTACATTTCATTTGAAAGAATCCGAGTTTCAGCTATCATTGAAGTAACACAAATTAGGAGGATGCGTTATGCAACTTACAGTATATTTGGCAGGACAGATCCATGACGACTGGCGTGAGGAAGTGAAGCAGATTGCGGATGAGAAGGATCTGCCGCTCGACTTCGTCGGGCCGCAGACGAACCATGACCGTTCGGACAATATCGGAGAGGATATCCTGGGTGAACAGCCGAGCGGCTTCTTCAAGGACGATGCCGCTTCTGCAGTGAACAACCTCCGCACGCAGGTGCTGATGCAGAAGTCGGATGTCGTGATTGCGCTCTTCGGCGAGAAGTACAAGCAGTGGAATACGGCGATGGATGCAAGTGCCGCCGTGACGCTCGGCAAGCCGCTCATCATCGTACGCCCTAAGGAACTGATCCATCCGCTGAAAGAATTGTCCAACAAGGCGAACATCACGGTGGAGACAGTCGAGCAGGCGCTTGATGTCCTCGCCTACATCTACGAGTAGATGCAGATATTCAGAGTAAGTCCCGACCACACGACGAGTGCGCGGTATCTCGACAACCGGCGGCTCTCCAAGCAGGTACTGGAGCTCTATCAGATCCTGCGGGTAAATTTGAGCCTCGTCGGTGTGCTCGATACCAATACACGGTATCAGCACCACCCGATCGTGAAGCATGTATATAATGTTGGGAACCCGTACATTACGGATACCTACCGTCTGCTTGAGGCGTGCGACCTGGAGCATCAGCGGCGGGGTGGCAAGCGAAGCCCAGCGTTCCGGGAAGATCTCGAATCACTGAAGAGATTGATCGAAAGTCATCTCGCTGATGACCTGTGGAACCATGATCCGCTTCCCCCGCTTTATGTATTCGGGGACGACCGTGTATATGGCGATGCGGCATATGATCTATATGTATTACTCCTCCACGACAAGTGGACGGCGGACACCATCGCCCCGCGGTGCGGAACGGGACTGAAGAAATGATGTTGATGTGGAAGAAT from Salinicoccus sp. RF5 includes these protein-coding regions:
- a CDS encoding flavodoxin family protein — translated: MMKLKALILNTTLKYGEDPSNTEVLAREVMDIYEAHDVETEIVRLNDYNIRYGISDDMGDGDEFPEILEKVKAADIVLIGTPIWLGEKSSIATLAIERLYGSSSLTNDKGQSIFYNKVGGVVVTGNEDGAKHAAQSILYGLSHIGFTIPPNVDTYWVGDAGPGPSYMYTDQDNEFTKQHVKMLAYNTMHLAKMFREQPIPAEGNVME
- a CDS encoding pyrimidine dimer DNA glycosylase/endonuclease V; its protein translation is MQIFRVSPDHTTSARYLDNRRLSKQVLELYQILRVNLSLVGVLDTNTRYQHHPIVKHVYNVGNPYITDTYRLLEACDLEHQRRGGKRSPAFREDLESLKRLIESHLADDLWNHDPLPPLYVFGDDRVYGDAAYDLYVLLLHDKWTADTIAPRCGTGLKK
- a CDS encoding YtoQ family protein translates to MQLTVYLAGQIHDDWREEVKQIADEKDLPLDFVGPQTNHDRSDNIGEDILGEQPSGFFKDDAASAVNNLRTQVLMQKSDVVIALFGEKYKQWNTAMDASAAVTLGKPLIIVRPKELIHPLKELSNKANITVETVEQALDVLAYIYE